From one Acinonyx jubatus isolate Ajub_Pintada_27869175 chromosome B1, VMU_Ajub_asm_v1.0, whole genome shotgun sequence genomic stretch:
- the PYURF gene encoding protein preY, mitochondrial: MLSGARAWLLALSLRGTCTLPSAVARRCLHASGSWRSADKSEKTGNAPRVFDPALLEFLVCPLSKKPLRFEASTNELINEELGIAYPITDGIPNMIPQAARMTHQNKKQEEMEQH; encoded by the exons ATGCTGAGCGGAGCGCGCGCCTGGCTCCTCGCCTTATCGCTGCGGGGCACATGCACGCTGCCGTCCGCGGTCGCCCGTAGGTGCCTTCACGCGTCGGGGTCGTGGCGGTCCGCAGACAAGAGCGAGAAGACGGGGAACGCGCCCCGCGTCTTCGACCCGGCCCTGCTCGAGTTCCTGGTGTGCCCACTCTCCAAGAAGCCGCTCAG ATTTGAAGCATCGACAAATGAATTGATCAATGAAGAATTGGGAATAGCCTATCCAATTACTGATGGGATTCCTAATATGATACCACAGGCAGCTAGGATGacacatcaaaataagaagcaagaagaaatggAGCAGCACTAG
- the PIGY gene encoding phosphatidylinositol N-acetylglucosaminyltransferase subunit Y, with translation MFLSLPTLTVLIPLVSLAGLFYSASVEENFPRDCTSTASLCFYSLLLPITIPVYVFFHLWTWMGIKLFRHN, from the coding sequence ATGTTTCTGTCTCTTCCTACGTTGACTGTCCTTATTCCACTGGTCTCTTTAGCAGGACTGTTCTACTCAGCCTCTGTGGAAGAAAACTTCCCACGGGACTGCACTAGCACAGCAAGCCTGTGCTTTTACAGTCTGCTCCTGCCCATTACCATACCAGTTTATGTGTTCTTCCACCTTTGGACTTGGATGGGTATTAAACTCTTCAGGCATAATTAA